GCATTTTTAATGCTCCTTAAGTATTAAATGATTTAAGCTTTTATTACTTCTTCGGCGCTTTTGTGCCGTATTTAGACCTGCTCTGTTTTCTGTTCTGAACGCCCTGCGTATCAAGCGAACCGCGTACAATGTGATATCGTACGCCGGGAAGATCTTTTACCCTGCCGCCTCTGACAAGAACGATAGAGTGTTCCTGAAGGTTGTGGCCGACACCCGGTATGTAGCACGATACTTCCATCTTGTTTGTAAGCCTTACCCTTGCAACTTTACGCAAAGCGGAGTTAGGCTTTTTAGGGGTTACAGTGTAAACCCTTGTGCAAACGCCCCTTTT
The nucleotide sequence above comes from Candidatus Goldiibacteriota bacterium. Encoded proteins:
- a CDS encoding 30S ribosomal protein S12; the encoded protein is MPTINQLVRHKRTKMNVKTASPALRQCPQKRGVCTRVYTVTPKKPNSALRKVARVRLTNKMEVSCYIPGVGHNLQEHSIVLVRGGRVKDLPGVRYHIVRGSLDTQGVQNRKQSRSKYGTKAPKK